The following are encoded in a window of Sphingobium sp. AP49 genomic DNA:
- a CDS encoding LysR substrate-binding domain-containing protein translates to MSKQDSAARAAAISFRQLRLFAAIGDLKSVRRASEECSLSQPAVTQALAKLEEQIGSVLVDRRASGSYLNELGDLFHARIRRFFEQAEQAIMEAGAADTKVAARAIMNRFTRSQIRTVVGAIEHGSFDRASESVGISSASLQRAARDLESNLGVSLFYRTAAGVLVSPLGSQFGRRMKLALQEIEWGIEELEAAQGGSTRQMVIGAMPFGGSVLLASVLDDFLRLHPHADIRIMNESAAEMAKSLRAGDVDFVIGLLPELESGEVIREPLARTPYSVVARRGHPLTRLGKVSIEDLRAYDWVTGTDGSSRRACFERIFADGPAPQTSIATCALPVIRHLLKRSDRLTLMTSYELEHEDSLRAVLYGPITPVPSLGITMRASWLPTRMHQDFINLIRAHVSAPRPHLRDVG, encoded by the coding sequence ATGAGCAAGCAGGATAGTGCCGCCCGAGCGGCAGCGATCAGTTTCCGGCAGTTGCGTCTGTTCGCCGCGATCGGCGATCTGAAGAGCGTCCGCCGCGCCTCCGAAGAGTGCAGCCTGTCCCAGCCCGCCGTGACCCAGGCGCTCGCCAAGCTGGAGGAGCAGATCGGGTCCGTGCTGGTCGACCGGCGCGCCAGCGGCAGCTATCTCAATGAGCTGGGCGACCTGTTCCATGCCCGCATCCGCCGCTTCTTCGAGCAGGCCGAACAGGCGATCATGGAAGCGGGCGCCGCCGATACCAAGGTTGCGGCGCGGGCGATCATGAACCGCTTCACCCGGTCGCAGATCCGTACCGTGGTCGGCGCGATCGAGCATGGATCGTTCGACCGGGCGTCCGAGTCCGTCGGCATCTCCTCCGCCTCGCTGCAGCGCGCGGCCCGCGACCTGGAAAGCAACCTTGGCGTCTCGCTCTTCTACCGCACCGCCGCCGGCGTGCTGGTCAGCCCCTTGGGTAGCCAGTTCGGCCGCCGCATGAAGCTGGCGCTGCAGGAGATCGAATGGGGGATCGAGGAACTGGAAGCGGCCCAGGGCGGATCGACCCGGCAGATGGTGATCGGCGCCATGCCCTTTGGCGGCAGCGTGCTGCTCGCATCGGTGCTTGACGATTTCCTGCGGCTCCACCCCCATGCCGACATCCGCATCATGAACGAGAGCGCGGCGGAAATGGCCAAGAGCCTGCGCGCGGGCGATGTCGATTTCGTGATCGGCCTGCTGCCCGAACTGGAATCGGGCGAGGTGATCCGCGAACCGCTGGCCCGTACGCCCTATTCGGTGGTCGCCCGGCGCGGCCATCCGCTCACACGCCTCGGCAAGGTATCGATCGAGGATCTGCGCGCCTATGACTGGGTGACGGGGACGGATGGGTCGAGCCGGCGCGCCTGTTTCGAGCGGATCTTCGCCGATGGCCCGGCGCCGCAGACCTCGATCGCCACCTGCGCCCTGCCGGTGATCCGCCACCTGCTCAAGCGCAGCGACCGGCTGACCCTGATGACAAGCTATGAGCTGGAGCATGAGGATAGTCTGCGCGCCGTGCTCTATGGCCCTATAACGCCGGTGCCATCGCTGGGCATCACCATGCGCGCCAGTTGGCTGCCGACGCGGATGCACCAGGATTTCATCAACCTGATCCGTGCCCATGTCAGCGCGCCGCGGCCGCATCTGCGCGACGTCGGCTGA
- a CDS encoding phosphate ABC transporter substrate-binding protein, whose protein sequence is MATTATTTLRTNLADYPVTAAMRDGRVSSDIVTLDYCGPPQAHNGFKAMLRENAYDCGELAIVTLLQARAFGKPWVALPIPVNGRFQHHCAGYNRDFGVLHPKDIEGKRVGVRSYTQTTGLWIRGILKHEYGVDLDKVTWCTVNDGHLLEYSDPANCERLPKGSDIGQMMLDGELAATLQGVDLPKDPRVEYLVPDPFEAAKKWFSRTGAVCINHMFVVHEELTRTRPDAVREIYRMLVESRALVEADLPASYPPVGLEANRKNIQLAIDWAYEQKFIAEKMSVDSLFNDMTASLGA, encoded by the coding sequence ATGGCGACCACCGCCACCACCACGCTCAGGACCAACCTGGCCGACTACCCCGTGACCGCCGCGATGCGCGACGGCCGGGTCTCGTCAGACATCGTCACGCTCGATTATTGCGGCCCCCCGCAGGCGCATAATGGCTTCAAGGCGATGCTGCGCGAAAACGCCTATGATTGCGGTGAACTGGCGATCGTCACGCTGCTCCAGGCCAGGGCCTTCGGCAAGCCCTGGGTCGCGCTGCCGATCCCGGTCAATGGCCGCTTCCAGCATCATTGCGCCGGCTACAACCGCGATTTCGGCGTGCTTCACCCCAAGGATATCGAGGGCAAACGGGTCGGCGTGCGCAGCTATACCCAGACCACGGGGCTGTGGATCCGCGGCATATTGAAGCATGAATATGGCGTCGATCTCGACAAGGTGACCTGGTGCACGGTCAATGACGGCCATCTGCTGGAATATAGCGATCCGGCCAATTGCGAACGGCTGCCCAAGGGCTCCGATATTGGCCAGATGATGCTCGACGGCGAACTGGCGGCAACCTTGCAGGGCGTCGACCTGCCCAAGGATCCGCGCGTCGAGTATCTCGTCCCCGACCCGTTCGAGGCGGCGAAAAAGTGGTTCTCGCGCACCGGCGCGGTGTGCATCAACCATATGTTCGTCGTGCATGAGGAACTGACCCGGACCCGGCCGGACGCCGTGCGCGAAATCTATCGCATGCTGGTGGAAAGCCGGGCGCTGGTCGAGGCGGACCTGCCCGCCAGCTATCCGCCGGTCGGGCTGGAGGCCAATCGCAAGAATATCCAGCTCGCGATCGACTGGGCCTATGAGCAGAAGTTCATCGCCGAGAA
- a CDS encoding MFS transporter, whose product MAMSNIIDSPTNIEAPARPVRASASNWAILALLAIGALIAFVDRTSISSALAVPSFKTHFQLTDVDRGWVNSAFFWSYALLQIPMGWIVDRYGVKTPYTICFVLWCAASAATGLVTTLAGLIIMRLIVGAAEAVVVPASYRWIRNNFKEGQSGTAVGFYMLGNKFGPAIGAPVAAWLILAFDWRAMFVITGLAGAIWLLPWMAMVKNDLPKAGDMVEVKRKASAVSFGTIMASPLVWGTLVVNFCYNYFTFYCMTWMPAYLVEQRGLSLEKMGLYSFFSFAGIAIVALVAGWSADRLIARGGDPVFVRKAFVISGFVLACTVLLGAQTQSLQWALFWNVASLSGLGLATANNLALCRLTLIPAPAVGLVTGVQQVATSLAGIVAPILSGWLLHVSGGYALPMQVIFVFLVIGALTTWLLLRPQWAPKIPEAAPAA is encoded by the coding sequence ATGGCCATGTCAAACATCATCGACAGTCCGACCAATATCGAAGCCCCGGCCAGGCCGGTGCGCGCGTCGGCCAGCAACTGGGCGATCTTGGCGCTGCTGGCGATCGGCGCGCTGATTGCCTTCGTCGATCGCACCAGCATATCCTCGGCGCTGGCCGTGCCCTCGTTCAAGACGCATTTCCAGCTGACCGACGTCGATCGCGGCTGGGTCAATTCCGCCTTCTTCTGGTCCTATGCGCTGTTGCAGATACCGATGGGCTGGATCGTCGACCGCTATGGCGTGAAGACGCCCTATACGATCTGCTTCGTGCTCTGGTGCGCCGCCTCGGCGGCAACGGGCCTTGTGACCACGCTCGCGGGCCTCATCATCATGCGCCTGATCGTCGGCGCGGCAGAAGCCGTCGTGGTGCCGGCCAGCTATCGCTGGATCCGCAACAATTTCAAGGAAGGGCAGAGCGGCACCGCCGTCGGCTTCTACATGCTGGGCAACAAGTTCGGCCCGGCGATCGGTGCTCCGGTCGCGGCCTGGCTGATCCTGGCGTTCGACTGGCGGGCGATGTTCGTCATCACCGGCCTTGCCGGCGCGATCTGGCTGCTGCCCTGGATGGCGATGGTGAAGAACGACCTGCCCAAGGCCGGCGACATGGTCGAGGTGAAGCGCAAGGCGTCGGCCGTGTCCTTCGGCACGATCATGGCCAGCCCGCTCGTCTGGGGCACGCTGGTCGTCAACTTCTGCTACAATTATTTCACCTTCTACTGCATGACCTGGATGCCGGCCTATCTGGTCGAGCAGCGCGGGCTCAGCCTTGAGAAGATGGGTCTTTATTCCTTCTTCAGCTTCGCCGGCATCGCCATTGTCGCGCTGGTGGCGGGCTGGAGCGCGGACCGGCTGATCGCGCGCGGCGGCGACCCGGTGTTCGTGCGCAAGGCGTTCGTCATTTCCGGCTTCGTCCTCGCCTGCACCGTGTTGCTCGGCGCGCAGACCCAGTCGCTGCAATGGGCGCTGTTCTGGAACGTCGCCTCCTTGTCGGGCCTCGGCCTTGCCACCGCAAACAATCTCGCGCTCTGCCGCCTGACCCTGATCCCGGCACCGGCCGTCGGTCTGGTGACCGGCGTGCAGCAGGTTGCGACCAGCCTGGCCGGCATCGTCGCGCCGATCCTGTCGGGCTGGCTGCTCCATGTCAGCGGCGGCTACGCCCTGCCGATGCAGGTCATCTTCGTCTTCCTGGTGATCGGCGCGCTGACCACCTGGCTGCTGCTCCGCCCGCAATGGGCGCCCAAGATCCCGGAGGCGGCCCCGGCTGCCTGA
- a CDS encoding aldolase/citrate lyase family protein — protein MTDNRLNGVIRAWEQGKPAFAAFSKVDKLTAQEMTDAPYDGIVFEMEHNPYDVGGLGDALQYMLNRKKIAESGSVAPSVTPLARIPANGAEMNQFQAKQVLDRGVYGVITPHVSTVEQAWNAVASCRYAKPKGAALYEPKGIRGDGPATAARYWGLSQPDYYAKADVWPLAPHGELLVGMMCESPEAIDNLDDILANVPGIGLVLIGEGDLSQALGYPRQYEHPEVLDAMRRIVETCHKHKVAVGNPHTNAKNVERLLGEGYKFLMSAPSRSYGVVGQGRELAGY, from the coding sequence ATGACCGACAATCGCCTCAACGGCGTGATCCGCGCCTGGGAACAGGGCAAGCCCGCCTTCGCCGCCTTTTCCAAGGTCGACAAGCTGACCGCCCAGGAAATGACCGACGCCCCCTATGACGGCATCGTCTTCGAGATGGAGCATAACCCCTATGATGTCGGGGGCCTGGGCGACGCGCTCCAGTACATGCTCAACCGCAAGAAGATCGCCGAAAGCGGATCGGTCGCGCCCTCGGTCACGCCGCTGGCGCGCATCCCTGCCAATGGCGCGGAAATGAACCAGTTTCAGGCCAAGCAGGTGCTGGACCGGGGCGTCTATGGCGTCATCACCCCCCATGTCTCGACCGTCGAGCAGGCGTGGAACGCGGTCGCCTCCTGCCGCTATGCCAAGCCCAAGGGCGCGGCCCTCTACGAACCCAAGGGCATTCGCGGCGATGGCCCGGCGACGGCGGCGCGCTATTGGGGCCTGTCGCAGCCGGACTATTATGCGAAGGCCGACGTTTGGCCACTCGCCCCGCATGGCGAATTGCTGGTCGGCATGATGTGCGAAAGCCCCGAGGCGATCGACAATCTCGACGATATCCTGGCCAACGTGCCGGGCATCGGCCTGGTGCTGATCGGCGAGGGCGACCTCAGCCAGGCGCTCGGCTATCCCCGCCAGTACGAGCATCCCGAGGTGCTCGATGCGATGCGCCGGATCGTCGAGACCTGCCATAAGCACAAGGTCGCGGTCGGCAACCCGCACACCAATGCCAAGAATGTCGAGCGCCTGCTGGGCGAGGGCTACAAGTTCCTGATGTCCGCGCCCAGCCGCAGCTATGGCGTGGTCGGTCAGGGTCGCGAACTGGCGGGCTACTAA
- a CDS encoding PhnD/SsuA/transferrin family substrate-binding protein, translating into MGDKLHLKIAIAEHPHTAAIRDGSIEIEGVDAEFVTVKPQIGAFRRMVRELEFDVCEIAPTTYIIARAYGKKFKALPIFVVRRFHHSGLLVRPDAGIVSPKDLEGKPCGVRAYSVTTGVWTRQVLIDEFGVDNNKIIWWVDDEEHVQELQLPANVRHVAAGDSLADMMARGDIVAGFDAAAGIGRTGAPTDGWQEVEANYPDLFPNAAELEADYYARTKVYPMHGTIVVKDAVLEQHPWVARSLNDAFTRAKDDWVAKLNSGEATGAGADKYRALQQIVGPDPLPYGIEANRATIEALEKTAFDQGLTPRRMTMDELFVDPETAPAFQPA; encoded by the coding sequence GTGGGCGACAAACTGCATCTGAAGATTGCCATTGCGGAGCATCCGCATACCGCGGCGATCCGCGACGGATCGATCGAGATCGAGGGGGTGGATGCCGAATTCGTGACGGTGAAGCCGCAGATCGGCGCCTTCCGCCGGATGGTGCGCGAACTGGAATTCGATGTCTGCGAAATCGCGCCGACCACCTACATCATCGCCCGCGCCTATGGAAAGAAGTTCAAGGCGCTGCCGATCTTCGTCGTGCGCCGCTTCCACCATTCGGGCCTGCTGGTGCGCCCCGATGCGGGCATCGTCAGCCCCAAGGATCTGGAAGGAAAGCCCTGCGGCGTGCGCGCCTATTCGGTGACCACCGGCGTCTGGACGCGCCAGGTGCTGATCGACGAATTCGGCGTCGACAACAACAAGATCATCTGGTGGGTGGATGACGAGGAGCATGTGCAGGAATTGCAGCTGCCCGCCAATGTCCGCCATGTCGCCGCCGGCGACAGCCTGGCCGACATGATGGCGCGCGGCGATATCGTCGCCGGCTTCGATGCGGCGGCGGGCATCGGCCGCACCGGCGCGCCGACCGACGGCTGGCAGGAGGTGGAGGCCAATTATCCCGACCTCTTTCCCAATGCGGCCGAGCTGGAAGCGGACTATTATGCCCGCACCAAAGTCTATCCGATGCACGGCACGATCGTCGTCAAGGATGCGGTGCTGGAGCAGCATCCCTGGGTCGCCCGCTCGCTGAACGACGCCTTCACTCGCGCCAAGGACGACTGGGTCGCCAAGCTCAATTCCGGCGAGGCCACCGGCGCCGGCGCCGACAAATATCGCGCACTCCAGCAGATCGTCGGTCCCGACCCGCTGCCCTATGGCATAGAGGCGAACCGCGCGACGATCGAGGCGCTGGAAAAGACCGCCTTCGACCAGGGGCTGACCCCGCGCCGCATGACGATGGACGAATTGTTCGTCGATCCCGAAACGGCCCCGGCCTTCCAGCCCGCCTGA
- a CDS encoding amidohydrolase family protein has protein sequence MIIDCHGHFTTVPKSFRDWRAKQVDYANDPVNAPKPEEGAILTDDQIREGIEGGQLKLQQERGSDLTLFSPIAGLMSHHLGNERTSLEWARVSNDNVKRVTELYPDNFVPVCQLPQSPGAPPANSIPELRRCVEELGFVGVNVNPDPTGGYWTGKPFTDREWYPLFEAMCDLDVPGMVHVAASCNPNFHGTGAHYLNADTSVFMQILQSDLFKDFPTLRLVIPHGGGAVPYHWGRYRGMSLEMVDRPLEGLLDNIFFDTCVYHLPGVELLTKVIPTDNVLFGSEMIGAVRGRDPNTGEYFDDTKKYVDALPLDAADKAKIFEGNARRVYPRLDALLKSRGL, from the coding sequence ATGATCATCGATTGCCACGGGCATTTCACCACGGTTCCCAAGTCATTCCGCGACTGGCGCGCCAAGCAGGTCGACTATGCCAATGACCCGGTCAACGCGCCCAAGCCGGAAGAAGGCGCGATCCTGACCGACGACCAGATCCGCGAGGGGATCGAGGGCGGCCAATTGAAGCTGCAGCAGGAACGCGGCAGCGACCTCACCCTTTTCTCGCCGATCGCAGGCCTGATGAGCCATCATCTGGGCAATGAACGCACCAGCCTGGAATGGGCGCGCGTGTCGAACGACAATGTGAAGCGGGTGACGGAGCTGTATCCCGACAATTTCGTGCCGGTCTGCCAGTTGCCGCAGTCGCCCGGTGCGCCGCCGGCCAACAGCATTCCCGAACTGCGCCGCTGCGTCGAGGAACTGGGTTTCGTCGGCGTCAATGTGAACCCGGACCCGACCGGTGGCTACTGGACCGGCAAGCCCTTTACCGACCGCGAATGGTATCCGCTGTTCGAGGCGATGTGCGACCTCGACGTGCCGGGCATGGTGCATGTCGCTGCCTCCTGCAATCCCAATTTCCACGGCACCGGCGCCCATTATCTCAACGCCGACACCTCGGTCTTCATGCAGATATTGCAGTCCGACCTGTTCAAGGATTTTCCGACCCTGCGTCTGGTCATTCCGCATGGCGGCGGCGCGGTGCCCTATCATTGGGGGCGCTATCGCGGCATGAGCCTGGAGATGGTCGATCGCCCGCTCGAAGGGCTGCTCGACAATATCTTCTTCGACACCTGCGTCTATCACCTGCCCGGCGTGGAATTGCTGACCAAGGTGATCCCGACCGATAACGTGTTGTTCGGGTCGGAAATGATCGGCGCGGTGCGCGGACGCGATCCCAACACCGGCGAATATTTCGACGACACCAAGAAATATGTCGACGCCCTGCCGCTGGACGCCGCCGACAAAGCGAAGATCTTCGAGGGCAATGCCCGCCGCGTCTATCCGCGCCTCGACGCGCTGCTGAAGAGCAGAGGTCTCTGA
- a CDS encoding dienelactone hydrolase family protein has translation MVETIQQLVEVATPDGICPVHLHRPVGEGAWPLAILYMDGPGIRPAVQEMAARLAAAGYVVALPDLFYRAGPYPPVDPKIVFTDPDLRAAHRDTYMATATPKNVMKDTQALLDALADQIDILPGAVGVVGYCMGGRLALIAAGTFPDKIAVAASYHGGGLANDTPSSPHLLAPQMQAKIYVAGAIEDANFPDEMKARLEEALTQAGVDHRVETYPARHGWVPRDTAVHDPVEAEHHWQTLVPLFDGVLKAG, from the coding sequence ATGGTTGAAACGATCCAGCAACTGGTCGAGGTGGCGACGCCCGACGGCATCTGCCCAGTCCATCTGCACCGGCCCGTCGGCGAGGGCGCATGGCCGCTTGCCATCCTCTACATGGACGGCCCCGGCATCCGCCCGGCGGTGCAGGAAATGGCGGCACGACTGGCGGCGGCGGGCTATGTCGTCGCCCTGCCCGATCTCTTCTATCGCGCCGGCCCCTATCCGCCGGTCGATCCGAAGATCGTCTTCACCGATCCGGACCTGCGCGCAGCGCATCGCGACACCTATATGGCCACCGCGACGCCGAAAAATGTCATGAAGGATACCCAGGCGCTGCTGGATGCGCTGGCCGACCAGATCGACATCCTGCCCGGCGCGGTCGGTGTGGTTGGCTATTGCATGGGCGGGAGGCTGGCGCTGATCGCCGCCGGCACCTTCCCTGACAAGATCGCCGTCGCCGCATCCTATCATGGCGGGGGCCTCGCCAATGACACGCCGTCCAGCCCGCATCTGCTGGCGCCGCAGATGCAGGCGAAAATCTATGTCGCCGGCGCGATCGAGGACGCGAATTTCCCCGACGAGATGAAGGCGCGTCTGGAAGAGGCACTGACGCAGGCGGGGGTCGATCACCGAGTCGAGACCTATCCCGCGCGTCATGGCTGGGTGCCGCGCGATACGGCGGTGCATGATCCGGTCGAGGCCGAGCATCATTGGCAGACGCTGGTCCCGCTGTTCGACGGCGTGCTGAAAGCCGGCTGA
- a CDS encoding protocatechuate 4,5-dioxygenase subunit beta, whose product MAEIVFGMCVPHSGMLGQAPEDWLTNGERDRNNPKLWYRNRTWTYPELEAERKDEGFEALLTIEERTARSKRCTAALAEMKAAYDRANVDVVIIMGKDQKEIFVDMTPSIAIYSGAEIYNGPPQRAVYAPDHDVTYPGHPELAQHLLVSLQADGFDLTDLMTWPDNVWMKPLPEKPVVPHAYGFVYRQIMGDNVPPNVPILMNTFYEPTQPSMKRSLQFGKALVDAVKAWKSDARVAIIASGGLTHFVCDPDLDKVFIDALGSYDFDTLEGIDNRSYQSGTSEVKLYCSVLVAMQESNTQMTLVDYVPCLRTAAGTGEGMGFMYWSPASA is encoded by the coding sequence ATGGCTGAAATCGTTTTCGGCATGTGCGTGCCGCACAGCGGTATGCTGGGCCAGGCGCCCGAGGACTGGCTGACCAATGGCGAGCGGGACCGCAACAATCCCAAGCTCTGGTATCGCAACCGCACCTGGACCTATCCCGAGCTGGAGGCAGAGCGGAAGGATGAAGGGTTCGAGGCGCTGCTGACGATCGAGGAGCGCACCGCGCGTTCCAAGCGCTGCACTGCTGCCCTTGCCGAAATGAAGGCCGCCTATGACCGCGCCAATGTCGATGTGGTCATCATCATGGGCAAGGACCAGAAGGAGATCTTCGTCGACATGACGCCGTCGATCGCCATCTATTCGGGCGCGGAAATCTACAACGGCCCGCCCCAGCGCGCGGTCTATGCCCCCGATCATGACGTGACCTATCCGGGCCATCCCGAACTGGCGCAGCATCTGCTGGTGAGCCTTCAGGCCGACGGTTTCGACCTCACTGACCTCATGACCTGGCCCGACAATGTGTGGATGAAGCCGCTGCCGGAAAAGCCGGTCGTGCCGCACGCCTATGGCTTCGTCTATCGCCAGATCATGGGCGACAATGTGCCGCCCAATGTGCCGATCCTGATGAACACCTTCTACGAGCCGACCCAGCCCTCGATGAAGCGCAGCCTGCAGTTCGGCAAGGCGCTGGTCGATGCGGTGAAGGCGTGGAAGAGCGATGCCCGCGTCGCCATCATCGCCTCGGGCGGGCTCACCCATTTCGTCTGCGACCCGGACCTCGACAAGGTCTTCATCGATGCGCTGGGCAGCTATGATTTCGACACGCTGGAGGGGATCGACAACCGATCCTACCAGTCGGGCACGTCGGAGGTGAAGCTCTATTGCTCGGTGCTGGTCGCGATGCAGGAATCCAACACCCAGATGACGCTGGTCGACTATGTCCCCTGCCTGCGCACGGCGGCGGGCACCGGCGAGGGCATGGGCTTCATGTATTGGAGCCCGGCGAGCGCCTGA
- a CDS encoding amidohydrolase family protein: MASNYVDIHPHVISDDEGRYPPAPLFGKRSDWSQERPSTVDTLIAQMDAAGVDKAAVVHSSTTYGFDNSYVVDACNAHPDRLIAVGSVDVLAPDAVATIRQWVDRGLAGLRVFTGGSTKEFDPSELDDARAYPAWELLGDLGLTMCIQTGPVGLPAVVALARRFPHVPIILDHLGRPDVTDGAPYAAAQSLFDIAPIESIYLKLTPRIMGDVQKGAASPESFFPKLVEAFGAQRLAWGSNYPTSEGTLADIKATAQDRLSCLSDEDRSWIFAKTAQSLYPRLAD, translated from the coding sequence ATGGCATCCAATTATGTCGACATCCACCCCCATGTCATTTCGGACGATGAAGGGCGCTACCCGCCCGCGCCGCTGTTCGGCAAGCGCTCCGACTGGTCGCAGGAACGGCCGAGCACGGTCGACACGCTGATCGCGCAGATGGATGCGGCCGGCGTCGACAAGGCGGCGGTGGTCCATTCCTCGACCACCTATGGCTTCGACAACAGCTATGTCGTCGATGCCTGCAACGCCCATCCCGACCGGCTGATCGCGGTCGGTTCGGTCGATGTGCTGGCGCCCGACGCGGTGGCGACCATCCGTCAGTGGGTGGACCGGGGCCTGGCCGGCCTGCGCGTCTTCACCGGCGGCAGCACCAAGGAATTCGACCCCAGCGAACTGGATGATGCGCGCGCCTACCCGGCCTGGGAACTGCTCGGCGACCTCGGGCTCACCATGTGCATCCAGACCGGCCCGGTCGGCCTGCCCGCCGTGGTTGCGCTGGCCAGGCGCTTCCCCCATGTGCCGATCATCCTAGACCATCTCGGCCGGCCCGACGTCACCGATGGCGCGCCCTATGCCGCCGCGCAGAGTCTGTTCGACATTGCGCCGATCGAATCCATCTATCTCAAGCTGACCCCGCGTATCATGGGCGACGTCCAGAAGGGCGCGGCCAGCCCGGAAAGCTTCTTCCCCAAGCTGGTCGAAGCCTTCGGCGCGCAGCGTCTCGCCTGGGGCTCCAACTATCCGACGTCCGAAGGGACGCTGGCGGACATCAAGGCGACGGCGCAGGATCGCCTGTCCTGCCTGTCGGATGAGGACCGCAGCTGGATCTTCGCGAAGACGGCACAGTCGCTCTATCCCCGACTGGCCGACTGA
- a CDS encoding acetolactate synthase large subunit yields MNGAESLVTTLVDQGVDICFANPGTSEMHFLSALENPRMKSVLCLYEGVCTGAADGWYRMKDKPASTLLHLGPGLANGLSNIHNAKRASSAMVNIVGEHSASHLKYDPPLTSDIEGLARPLSHWVRRAESSTSIAWDTVTAVAKASEHPGQIATLILPGDTAWKDAGQAITPAPITPARKAPDGARIDAIAQVLRSGEPALIILANKGTRGRALELAGQVAASTGCRLGTQFFTARIERGAGRVPLERIPYAVPQGAAFLQGFKHLITVETREPVAFFSYPDKPSLLKAPGTIVHELCAADEDSTLAFEMLVDALGLGTAAPILQQRIETAPPSGALNPQSIAYALAAALPDHAILVDESLTTGRETMGYTMGARPHDLINNMGGSIGYGTPVATGAALACPDRRTVCMVGDGSAMYTIQSLWTQAREGLPVTTIIFANNQYAILKAEYANMGAGTPGPQAMAMIDIDRPTIDWVAMAKSMGVPGVQVDSAEGLYQAMVRSAQEPGPSLIEVKLY; encoded by the coding sequence ATGAACGGCGCAGAGAGCCTGGTGACGACCCTGGTCGACCAAGGCGTGGATATTTGTTTCGCCAACCCCGGCACATCGGAAATGCACTTCCTGTCCGCGCTGGAAAATCCGCGGATGAAGAGCGTGCTCTGCCTGTATGAGGGCGTCTGCACCGGCGCGGCCGACGGCTGGTATCGGATGAAGGACAAGCCGGCATCGACCCTGCTGCACCTTGGCCCGGGCCTCGCCAACGGCCTGTCCAACATCCACAATGCCAAGCGCGCCAGTTCGGCGATGGTCAATATCGTCGGCGAACATTCGGCCAGTCACCTCAAATATGATCCGCCGCTGACATCGGATATCGAGGGGCTGGCCCGGCCCTTGAGCCATTGGGTGCGCCGCGCCGAATCCTCCACCTCGATCGCCTGGGACACGGTGACGGCGGTGGCCAAGGCGTCGGAACATCCCGGGCAAATCGCGACCCTGATCCTGCCGGGCGACACCGCCTGGAAGGATGCGGGCCAGGCGATCACCCCCGCGCCGATCACGCCCGCGCGTAAGGCGCCCGACGGCGCGCGGATCGATGCGATCGCGCAGGTGCTGCGCTCGGGCGAACCGGCGCTCATCATCCTCGCCAACAAGGGCACGCGTGGCCGGGCGCTGGAACTGGCGGGGCAGGTCGCGGCCAGCACCGGCTGTCGCTTGGGCACCCAATTCTTCACCGCCCGGATCGAGCGCGGCGCGGGCCGCGTGCCGCTGGAACGCATCCCCTATGCCGTGCCGCAGGGCGCCGCCTTCCTCCAGGGCTTCAAGCATCTCATCACGGTCGAGACCAGGGAACCGGTCGCCTTCTTCAGCTATCCCGACAAGCCCAGCCTGCTGAAGGCCCCGGGCACGATCGTCCATGAACTCTGCGCCGCGGACGAGGACAGCACGCTGGCGTTCGAGATGCTGGTCGATGCGCTGGGGCTGGGCACCGCCGCGCCGATCCTGCAGCAGCGGATCGAAACGGCCCCGCCCAGCGGCGCGCTCAATCCGCAGAGCATCGCCTATGCGCTCGCCGCCGCCTTGCCCGATCATGCGATCCTGGTCGATGAATCGCTGACCACCGGGCGCGAGACGATGGGCTACACCATGGGCGCGCGGCCCCATGACCTCATCAACAATATGGGCGGCTCCATCGGCTATGGTACGCCGGTCGCCACCGGCGCTGCGCTCGCCTGTCCTGACCGTCGCACCGTCTGCATGGTTGGCGATGGCAGCGCCATGTACACGATCCAGTCGCTCTGGACCCAGGCGCGCGAGGGCCTGCCCGTCACCACGATCATCTTCGCCAACAACCAATATGCGATCCTCAAGGCCGAATATGCCAATATGGGCGCCGGCACGCCGGGGCCGCAGGCGATGGCGATGATCGATATCGACCGGCCGACGATCGACTGGGTGGCGATGGCCAAGTCCATGGGCGTGCCCGGCGTGCAGGTCGACAGTGCCGAGGGCCTGTATCAGGCCATGGTCCGCAGCGCGCAGGAGCCCGGACCCTCCCTCATCGAAGTGAAGCTCTATTAG